A genomic stretch from Desulfolutivibrio sulfodismutans DSM 3696 includes:
- a CDS encoding aminotransferase class I/II-fold pyridoxal phosphate-dependent enzyme, with product MTFDDNRSPGLAEKDRLSLIQKMREKLAQREPGRATGHAPAPSGTEDSACDFSQFADVKKIAIHKAVAKQWGIDSLYFLCHEGVARDTTVIGGKTCLNFSTYDYLGINGSEALNAAARAALEKYGSSSSGSRPTSGERPPHRELERALADLHGAQDCVVFVSGHATNVWTIYQLFKKRDVVFYDSLSHNSIIQGAQISGAVRLPFSHNDLDALEELLAAERHRYHRALIVTEGLFSMDGDIPDLPRLAELKKKYGCFLMVDEAHALGVLGPTGRGLAEHYGMDPGVVDIWMGTLSKTLCGCGGYVAGRAELVECLKYLAPGFLYSVGMSPPLAAASREAVAVMLREPERVRRLQETSRFFLDYARQKGLDTGRAQGYAVVPIMVGGSVETAMLAARLFHQGVYVIPIIFPVVEEKAARLRFFLSCSHTKAQVRQALDLVAKELPLVRQTAAAMAEDRDNDAGLDGQD from the coding sequence ATGACATTCGACGATAACAGATCCCCCGGCCTGGCCGAAAAGGACCGGCTGTCCCTGATTCAGAAGATGCGCGAAAAGCTCGCCCAGCGTGAGCCCGGCCGCGCCACGGGACACGCTCCCGCGCCTTCCGGGACCGAGGACTCGGCCTGCGATTTCAGCCAGTTCGCGGATGTGAAAAAAATCGCCATTCACAAAGCCGTGGCCAAGCAATGGGGCATCGATTCCCTGTATTTCCTGTGCCACGAGGGCGTGGCCCGGGACACCACGGTCATCGGCGGCAAGACCTGCCTCAATTTCTCCACTTACGACTACCTGGGCATAAACGGCTCCGAAGCCCTCAACGCCGCCGCCAGGGCCGCCCTGGAAAAATACGGCAGCAGTTCCTCGGGCAGCCGTCCCACCTCCGGGGAGCGCCCCCCCCACCGCGAACTCGAACGGGCCCTGGCCGATCTGCACGGCGCACAGGACTGCGTGGTCTTTGTCAGCGGACACGCCACCAACGTCTGGACCATCTACCAACTGTTCAAAAAACGCGACGTGGTGTTCTACGACAGCCTTTCCCACAACTCCATCATCCAGGGGGCTCAGATCTCCGGGGCCGTGCGCCTGCCCTTTTCGCACAACGACCTGGACGCCCTGGAGGAACTCCTGGCTGCGGAGCGCCATCGCTACCACCGGGCCCTGATCGTCACCGAGGGGCTTTTTAGCATGGACGGGGACATCCCCGACCTGCCCCGTCTGGCGGAGCTCAAAAAGAAATACGGCTGCTTCCTGATGGTGGACGAGGCCCATGCGCTGGGGGTTTTGGGCCCCACGGGCCGGGGTCTTGCCGAACATTACGGCATGGACCCGGGCGTGGTGGACATCTGGATGGGCACCTTGAGCAAGACCCTGTGCGGTTGCGGCGGCTATGTGGCGGGCCGGGCCGAGCTTGTGGAATGCCTGAAATATCTGGCCCCCGGCTTTCTCTACAGCGTGGGCATGTCTCCCCCCCTGGCCGCCGCCAGCCGCGAGGCCGTGGCCGTGATGCTCCGCGAGCCCGAACGGGTGCGCAGGCTTCAGGAGACCAGCCGTTTTTTCCTGGACTACGCCAGGCAAAAGGGGCTGGACACCGGCCGGGCCCAGGGATACGCGGTCGTCCCCATCATGGTCGGCGGTTCCGTGGAAACGGCCATGCTGGCCGCCCGGCTCTTCCACCAGGGGGTGTACGTCATCCCCATCATCTTCCCGGTGGTGGAGGAGAAGGCCGCCAGGCTGCGTTTTTTTCTCTCCTGCTCCCACACCAAGGCCCAGGTTCGCCAGGCTCTCGACCTGGTGGCCAAGGAACTGCCCCTGGTGCGCCAGACGGCTGCGGCCATGGCCGAGGACAGGGACAATGACGCCGGGCTGGACGGCCAGGACTAG
- a CDS encoding capsule biosynthesis protein: MDGIRATDPHSRSFLFLQGPQSRFFRRLGLAIRDTGARILKVNICGGDVFHWPRPCTCLYRGSRGDWPQWVAEAMDRHAVTDILLMGDKRPMNRDAICIARSRGIAVHVLEEGYLRPNHITLERDGVNTRSRLPATPEAVRREAGLLPDPPAYPNVPDSMKIRVRDTIRHHVGNFLLWGLFPRYRTHRPYTIGWELTGWLPRYATRRRRQARALAAQTALLDSGRPYFLFPLQLDADIQVRSYSHFGVRDSIMQVLSSFAASAPRDMTLVVKNHPLDNGLINLDRFVNSFARATGIRDRVVFLDGGQGRLLMERDQCLGVALVNSTMGLEALALDRPVFSLGRAPYAMPGLAATQTDSTLDEFWTDPHHPDPRLLRDFVKILLHKALVLGNFYTDWGIELAVEGSLRRLGLVA; this comes from the coding sequence GTGGATGGAATCCGAGCAACCGATCCGCACAGTCGATCCTTCCTGTTTCTGCAAGGTCCGCAAAGCCGTTTTTTTCGCCGCTTGGGCCTGGCCATCCGGGACACGGGGGCACGCATCCTCAAGGTGAACATCTGCGGCGGGGACGTGTTCCACTGGCCAAGGCCTTGCACCTGCCTGTATCGGGGCTCCCGGGGCGACTGGCCCCAATGGGTCGCCGAGGCCATGGATCGCCACGCCGTGACCGACATCCTGCTTATGGGCGACAAACGGCCCATGAACCGCGACGCCATCTGCATCGCCCGGTCCCGGGGCATTGCCGTGCATGTGCTGGAAGAAGGCTACCTGCGCCCCAATCACATCACCCTGGAACGCGACGGGGTCAACACCCGCTCCCGGCTCCCCGCCACCCCCGAGGCGGTGCGGCGCGAGGCCGGGTTGCTCCCGGACCCGCCTGCCTACCCTAACGTCCCGGACAGCATGAAGATCCGGGTCAGGGACACCATCCGCCACCATGTGGGGAACTTTCTTTTGTGGGGGCTTTTCCCGCGCTACCGCACCCACCGCCCCTACACCATCGGCTGGGAGCTCACGGGGTGGCTGCCGCGCTATGCCACCCGCCGCAGACGTCAGGCCCGGGCCCTGGCCGCCCAAACGGCCCTTTTGGACTCCGGACGGCCCTATTTTCTTTTCCCGCTCCAACTCGACGCCGACATCCAGGTGCGTTCCTATTCCCATTTCGGGGTGCGCGACTCCATCATGCAGGTGTTGTCGTCCTTTGCCGCCAGCGCGCCCAGGGACATGACGCTCGTGGTGAAAAACCATCCCCTGGACAACGGACTGATCAACCTGGACCGTTTCGTGAACAGCTTCGCCCGGGCCACGGGCATCCGGGACCGGGTGGTCTTTCTCGACGGCGGGCAGGGCCGTCTGCTCATGGAGCGTGACCAGTGCCTCGGGGTGGCCCTGGTCAACAGCACCATGGGCCTGGAGGCCCTGGCCCTGGACCGTCCGGTCTTTTCCCTGGGCCGCGCGCCCTACGCCATGCCCGGCCTGGCCGCCACCCAGACGGATTCGACCCTGGATGAGTTCTGGACCGACCCGCACCATCCCGATCCCCGGCTTTTGCGCGATTTCGTCAAGATTTTGCTGCACAAGGCCCTGGTTCTGGGCAACTTCTACACCGATTGGGGCATCGAGCTGGCGGTGGAGGGTTCCTTGCGCCGTCTGGGGCTTGTCGCCTAA
- a CDS encoding GNAT family N-acetyltransferase, whose amino-acid sequence MPLSLRQADPEDASAIARIIREVSAGVADFLLHRVSLAVSVNRLLATLVMEPGNPFSYENALLLEHDGRLAGLLLAYPWNRHGYPDILQRLVAHKRLEMLDGMLRTADAQSLYINTLWVDEALRGTGTAGDLLECATLMAKDNGLPRISLHVWNDNARAMRFYLRHGFTVARHYDVPRYRQLQHDGGFSHMTLVLAPETTSQHPAGRP is encoded by the coding sequence ATGCCCCTTTCCCTGCGCCAGGCAGACCCCGAAGACGCCTCGGCCATAGCCCGCATCATCCGGGAGGTTTCGGCGGGAGTGGCCGATTTCCTGTTGCACCGGGTCTCCCTGGCGGTTTCCGTCAATCGCCTGCTGGCCACCCTGGTCATGGAACCGGGCAACCCCTTCAGCTACGAGAATGCCCTGCTCCTTGAGCACGACGGCCGATTGGCGGGGCTGCTTTTGGCCTATCCTTGGAACCGGCACGGCTATCCCGATATTTTGCAGCGACTGGTGGCGCATAAGCGCCTGGAGATGCTCGACGGCATGTTGCGCACGGCCGACGCCCAGAGCCTGTATATCAACACCCTGTGGGTGGACGAGGCGCTTCGGGGTACGGGCACGGCCGGGGATCTCCTGGAATGCGCCACGCTTATGGCAAAGGACAACGGCCTGCCCCGGATCAGCCTGCATGTGTGGAACGACAATGCCCGGGCCATGCGCTTCTACCTGCGCCACGGATTTACGGTCGCCAGGCACTACGACGTGCCCCGGTACCGCCAGTTGCAACACGACGGAGGCTTTTCGCACATGACCCTGGTTTTGGCCCCCGAAACCACATCACAACACCCGGCGGGCCGCCCATGA
- a CDS encoding SDR family NAD(P)-dependent oxidoreductase, giving the protein MTAPARRPRHILLTGATGGIGQALALEFAAPGVRLSLTGRNQETLSALAQRCREAGAEVVAKSLDVRRIEALHDWICAMDDACPVDVVIANAGVSSSIGPRGEAEPVEDVRRLFAVNAEAAAVTLSALAERMRLRRQGRLAVVASLGGWCGMPSSPAYSASKAAARIYGDSLRAWLAPYGVRVSVISPGFVDSPMSRRYMGDKPLAWDAARAARRIRRGMERGSPVIAFPALLALGISLLNLLPARLGDAILRKFFAFTVIPDAESPRGRDAP; this is encoded by the coding sequence ATGACCGCGCCTGCCCGGCGTCCGCGCCACATCCTGCTCACCGGGGCCACGGGGGGCATCGGCCAGGCCCTGGCCTTGGAATTCGCCGCGCCGGGAGTGCGCTTAAGTCTCACCGGCCGCAACCAGGAGACCCTGTCGGCCCTGGCCCAGCGGTGCCGGGAGGCCGGGGCCGAGGTCGTCGCTAAGTCCCTGGACGTGCGCCGGATCGAGGCCCTGCACGACTGGATCTGCGCCATGGACGACGCCTGCCCCGTGGACGTGGTCATCGCCAACGCCGGGGTGTCGAGCTCCATCGGCCCGCGTGGCGAGGCCGAACCCGTGGAGGATGTGCGCCGCCTGTTTGCGGTCAACGCCGAGGCCGCCGCCGTAACGCTCTCCGCCCTGGCCGAGCGCATGCGCCTGCGCCGCCAGGGGCGGCTGGCCGTGGTGGCCTCCCTGGGAGGCTGGTGCGGCATGCCCTCCTCCCCGGCCTACAGCGCCAGCAAGGCCGCCGCCCGGATCTACGGCGACTCCCTGCGGGCCTGGCTTGCCCCCTACGGGGTGCGGGTCAGCGTGATCTCGCCGGGATTCGTGGATTCGCCCATGAGCCGACGCTACATGGGCGACAAACCCCTGGCCTGGGACGCAGCCAGAGCCGCCCGGCGCATCCGGCGGGGGATGGAGCGGGGAAGCCCGGTCATCGCCTTCCCGGCCCTGCTGGCCCTGGGCATCAGCCTCCTGAACCTGCTTCCGGCCCGCCTAGGGGACGCCATCCTACGCAAATTTTTCGCCTTCACCGTGATTCCGGATGCCGAATCCCCGCGCGGCAGGGACGCTCCATGA
- a CDS encoding LTA synthase family protein has protein sequence MILGLMGLLAAVAASLLVHRVDAVAHRSKPLDAVIDGPVIIVSGMGYLGFLAVSGRPAFSLILMAGGTVLLSVVNRLKHRLFREPIVFLDAALTLQVMRHPGFYVPYLFPAPVLAAGAVAAVVMAVLWGVEPPVDFSARLAAVLGIAAGLAVCALLATLFFPARRDAALRLLKRYPPSLSANADFSRYGLLCSFFLHGLWHVHQRGQGGNPGIPRFQATPAAVPAATANLPHLVLIQAESFFDVRRHMPDAPAELLPHYDRLRAEGTGGLFQVQTHGAYTMRTEFSVLTGLALETLGTDAFNPYFTASRHRVDSLAWRLRALGYRTACIHPFFLSFFQRNRVLPNLGFETLYGQEFFPGDSRCGPFVSDAALSRFVLDWLAASREPAFVFVITMEAHGPWKPGRLAHEPGAKDVADRPMDIYLHHLRHTDAMFGTMADGLCGLDRPAALCAYGDHVGCLPALHQPRDMGYAATDWVLWPTPMAGAGSTRSLRPEEIGGVMWDVALGKGRR, from the coding sequence ATGATCCTCGGCCTCATGGGGCTGCTGGCCGCCGTGGCCGCGAGCCTTCTGGTCCACCGCGTGGACGCCGTGGCCCATCGGAGCAAGCCCCTGGACGCGGTCATCGACGGCCCGGTGATCATTGTGTCGGGCATGGGCTATCTGGGATTTTTGGCCGTCTCGGGACGTCCGGCGTTCAGCCTGATCCTTATGGCCGGTGGCACGGTGCTGTTGTCCGTGGTCAACCGCCTCAAGCACCGGCTGTTTCGCGAGCCCATCGTCTTTCTCGACGCCGCCCTGACCTTGCAGGTCATGCGCCATCCCGGATTTTACGTGCCCTATCTGTTTCCCGCCCCGGTGCTTGCGGCCGGGGCCGTGGCCGCCGTCGTGATGGCCGTTTTGTGGGGTGTCGAGCCTCCCGTGGATTTTTCCGCGCGACTGGCGGCGGTCCTGGGGATCGCGGCGGGGCTGGCCGTCTGCGCCCTTTTGGCCACGCTGTTTTTTCCAGCCAGGCGGGACGCGGCCCTTAGGCTGCTCAAACGGTATCCGCCGAGCCTTTCCGCCAACGCGGATTTTTCCCGATACGGCCTGTTGTGTTCCTTTTTCCTGCACGGCCTGTGGCATGTCCACCAGCGCGGCCAGGGAGGCAATCCGGGCATCCCGCGTTTCCAGGCCACGCCTGCGGCCGTCCCGGCCGCGACCGCGAACCTGCCGCATCTGGTCCTGATCCAGGCCGAATCCTTCTTCGACGTGCGCCGCCACATGCCGGACGCCCCGGCCGAGCTCCTGCCGCACTACGACCGGCTGCGGGCCGAAGGCACGGGCGGACTGTTCCAGGTCCAGACCCACGGGGCCTATACCATGCGCACGGAATTTTCCGTACTCACGGGCCTTGCGCTGGAAACTCTTGGAACTGACGCCTTCAATCCCTATTTCACGGCCAGCCGCCACCGGGTGGACTCCCTGGCCTGGCGGCTGCGCGCCCTGGGCTACCGCACGGCCTGCATCCACCCCTTCTTCCTCAGCTTCTTCCAACGAAACCGGGTGCTGCCCAACCTCGGCTTCGAGACCCTGTACGGCCAGGAGTTCTTCCCCGGGGACTCCCGCTGCGGCCCCTTCGTCAGCGACGCGGCCCTGTCCCGGTTTGTCCTGGACTGGCTGGCGGCCAGCCGGGAACCGGCCTTCGTCTTCGTCATCACCATGGAGGCCCACGGCCCCTGGAAGCCCGGGCGCCTGGCCCATGAGCCCGGGGCAAAGGACGTGGCGGACAGGCCTATGGACATCTATCTGCACCACCTGCGCCATACCGACGCCATGTTCGGAACCATGGCCGACGGCCTGTGCGGCCTGGACCGCCCGGCGGCCCTGTGCGCCTACGGCGACCATGTGGGCTGCCTGCCCGCCCTGCACCAGCCCAGGGACATGGGCTACGCCGCCACGGATTGGGTGTTGTGGCCCACGCCCATGGCCGGGGCCGGCTCGACGCGGTCCCTGCGGCCCGAGGAGATCGGGGGGGTGATGTGGGATGTGGCCCTGGGCAAAGGGCGACGGTAG
- a CDS encoding transglutaminase family protein, protein MLFRGEHETSYRYSRPVFLEPHLVRLAPLDSASQRLGFFSLEVSPPPAGRCDILDASGNPATRLWFDGLHESLTVCTRFEARTLRANPFDYLLDPAAAHLPVQLSEHEREALGPYLAAQGCPACGGLGMELAAACGGLPVDFLNCLTDWLYRNVRVEVREAPGVWEPARTLALSRGACRDVTLVFLEVCRQAGLPARFVSGYQAGDADQKDRDLHAWPEAYLPGAGWRGYDPTLGLAAADAHLALAAAHHPELCMPLSGTFRGAGVAASLSHRIRLETEA, encoded by the coding sequence GTGCTGTTTAGGGGCGAGCACGAAACCAGCTACCGCTACAGCCGCCCGGTCTTTCTCGAGCCGCACCTGGTGCGGCTTGCGCCCCTGGACAGCGCCTCCCAGCGCCTCGGTTTTTTTTCCCTGGAGGTCTCCCCGCCGCCAGCCGGGCGGTGCGACATCCTCGACGCCAGCGGCAATCCCGCCACCCGGCTGTGGTTCGACGGCCTGCACGAGTCCCTGACGGTCTGCACCCGGTTCGAGGCCCGGACGCTTCGCGCCAATCCCTTCGACTATCTGCTGGACCCTGCGGCCGCGCATCTGCCGGTGCAGTTGTCCGAACACGAACGGGAGGCCCTTGGGCCGTATCTGGCGGCACAGGGCTGCCCGGCCTGCGGTGGCCTGGGCATGGAGCTTGCGGCGGCCTGCGGGGGGCTTCCCGTGGACTTTCTCAACTGCCTGACGGACTGGCTGTACCGTAACGTGCGGGTGGAGGTGCGCGAGGCGCCGGGGGTATGGGAACCGGCCCGGACGCTTGCGCTTTCGCGCGGGGCCTGCCGGGACGTGACCCTGGTCTTTCTGGAAGTCTGTCGGCAGGCAGGGCTGCCGGCCCGGTTCGTGTCCGGCTATCAGGCCGGGGATGCGGACCAAAAGGATCGTGATCTGCATGCCTGGCCCGAGGCCTATCTGCCCGGGGCCGGGTGGCGCGGCTACGATCCCACCTTGGGGCTGGCTGCGGCCGACGCGCATCTGGCCCTGGCCGCAGCCCACCATCCTGAACTGTGCATGCCCCTGTCCGGAACCTTCCGGGGCGCCGGGGTCGCCGCCTCGCTGTCCCACCGCATCCGCCTGGAAACCGAGGCCTGA
- a CDS encoding peptidase: MTFCLGITVEEGLVGISDTRIVAGNEMTTGQKLSTYEIDGGVLFFMTSGLRSVRDKVVTYFEEALETCPPPNKLYKAVNIFADVIRRVAREDKDFLDESGLQFNIHVIMGGQLSGDATHKLYLVYPQGNWVEINAGTPYHIIGETGYGKPVLDRTLKYADSIHFALKVGCLAFDSTRISAAGVDFPLDVVVYSKGSFVLVEHRFEQSDLAHISTWWQERLRESVRALPSEWIEAIAAELSPTTRKLVSSKLEDEAGAV; the protein is encoded by the coding sequence ATGACCTTTTGCCTTGGCATTACCGTGGAAGAGGGCCTGGTGGGCATCTCCGACACCCGCATCGTGGCGGGCAACGAGATGACCACGGGCCAGAAGCTCAGCACCTACGAGATCGACGGCGGGGTGCTCTTTTTCATGACCTCGGGCCTGCGCTCGGTGCGCGACAAGGTGGTCACCTACTTCGAGGAGGCCCTGGAGACCTGCCCGCCGCCCAACAAGCTGTACAAGGCCGTGAACATCTTCGCCGACGTCATCCGGCGGGTGGCCAGGGAGGACAAGGACTTTCTCGACGAGTCCGGCCTTCAGTTCAACATCCATGTGATCATGGGCGGCCAGCTCTCGGGCGACGCCACCCACAAGCTGTACCTCGTCTATCCCCAGGGCAACTGGGTGGAGATCAACGCGGGCACGCCGTACCACATCATCGGCGAGACCGGCTACGGCAAGCCCGTGCTGGACCGCACCCTCAAATATGCCGACTCCATCCACTTCGCCCTCAAGGTGGGCTGCCTGGCCTTCGACTCCACCCGCATCAGCGCCGCCGGGGTGGACTTCCCCCTGGACGTGGTGGTCTATTCCAAGGGCTCCTTCGTCCTGGTGGAGCACCGCTTCGAGCAGTCCGACCTGGCCCACATCTCCACCTGGTGGCAAGAGCGGCTGCGCGAGAGCGTGCGGGCCCTGCCCTCGGAATGGATCGAGGCCATCGCGGCCGAGCTGTCTCCCACGACCCGCAAGCTTGTTTCCAGCAAGCTGGAGGATGAGGCCGGTGCTGTTTAG
- a CDS encoding alpha-E domain-containing protein: MLARVANAVYWMSRYLERAGNLARFVEVNWHLTLDLPGAGAGEWRPLVIASGDHTLFEERYGAYDAATVTTFLCFERGYANSIASCLWAARENARAIREVIPYEMWEQINIYYHLVHDAAKNPLAVVDNPSEFCQEIKVRDFILEGISRDAMIHDEAWHFSRLGRQLERCDKTSRILDVNCHLLLPGLSGAPQSFDSIHWSALLRATSALNAYRRLRGRISPARVAEFLLFDHDFPRSIIYGLGSAQRALHDITGTRVGHFSRGSERLLGQLCSDLSYLTIEDVFEQGLHQFTDRLQTRMNTIDTQLGREFFGYHDPTPLQQVDQ, encoded by the coding sequence ATGCTCGCGCGCGTGGCCAACGCCGTCTATTGGATGAGCCGGTATCTGGAACGGGCCGGGAATCTGGCCCGGTTCGTGGAGGTCAACTGGCACCTGACCCTGGATCTGCCCGGGGCCGGCGCCGGGGAATGGCGGCCCCTGGTCATCGCCAGCGGCGACCATACCCTTTTCGAGGAGCGGTACGGGGCCTACGACGCGGCCACCGTGACCACCTTTCTGTGCTTCGAACGGGGCTACGCCAACTCCATCGCCTCCTGCCTGTGGGCCGCCCGGGAAAACGCCCGGGCCATCCGCGAGGTCATTCCCTACGAGATGTGGGAGCAGATCAACATCTACTACCACCTGGTGCATGACGCGGCCAAAAATCCGCTGGCCGTCGTGGACAACCCCTCGGAGTTCTGCCAGGAGATCAAGGTCCGCGATTTCATCCTGGAGGGCATCTCCCGGGACGCCATGATCCACGACGAGGCCTGGCACTTCTCGCGCCTGGGGCGGCAACTGGAGCGTTGCGACAAGACCTCGCGCATTCTCGACGTCAACTGCCACCTGCTCTTGCCGGGCTTAAGCGGCGCGCCCCAGAGCTTCGACTCCATCCACTGGTCGGCGCTTTTGCGGGCCACCAGCGCGCTCAACGCCTACCGTCGCCTCCGGGGCCGCATCTCTCCGGCCAGGGTGGCGGAGTTTTTGCTTTTCGACCACGACTTCCCGCGCTCCATCATCTACGGCCTGGGCAGCGCCCAGCGCGCCCTGCACGACATCACCGGCACCCGGGTGGGGCATTTTTCGCGCGGCAGCGAGCGGCTGTTGGGGCAATTGTGTTCGGATCTGTCCTACTTGACCATCGAGGACGTTTTCGAGCAAGGTCTGCACCAGTTCACGGATCGCCTGCAGACCCGCATGAACACCATCGACACGCAGCTCGGGCGGGAGTTTTTCGGATACCACGACCCCACGCCCCTCCAACAGGTGGACCAATGA
- a CDS encoding circularly permuted type 2 ATP-grasp protein — MKFTGYDLGPFHDEMFAAPGVARDGTRLLVEKIESLPEGELSRRQQKAEKALYDLGITFTVYGHEQGTEKIFPFDVVPRVVSAKDWDKVEIGLKQRIFALNLFLDDIYHDQKILRDGVIPREIIETAEGFLPACMGINPPRGIWCHVTGTDLVRDEKGVFYVLEDNLRCPSGVSYVLANRRLMKRTLPEVFAASRVRPVDDYPARLLDMLLRMAPHPVAQPCVALLTPGIYNSAYFEHSFLALQTGIELVQNHDLIVENDFVYMRTTKGLKKVDVIYRRLNDDFLDPLAFRPESLLGVPGIMSAYRAGNVCLANAPGTGVADDKVVYAFVPEIIRYYLGETPFLPNVPTYLCWRDADRAFVLDNLETMVVKAANESGGYGMLVGPGSTRAEREEFTRRIQDRPRNYIAQPALMLSRAPVIVGDHFEGRHVDLRPYILHGGDVQVIPGGLTRVALKKGSLVVNSSQGGGSKDTWVLKH, encoded by the coding sequence ATGAAGTTCACCGGATACGACCTGGGTCCGTTCCACGACGAAATGTTCGCCGCCCCCGGCGTAGCCCGGGACGGCACGCGGCTATTGGTGGAAAAAATCGAGTCCCTGCCCGAGGGCGAGCTGTCGCGCCGCCAGCAGAAGGCCGAAAAGGCCCTCTACGACCTGGGGATCACGTTTACGGTCTACGGCCATGAGCAGGGCACGGAGAAGATCTTTCCCTTCGACGTGGTGCCGCGCGTGGTGTCGGCGAAAGACTGGGACAAGGTCGAGATCGGGCTCAAGCAGCGCATCTTCGCCCTGAACCTGTTTCTCGACGACATCTACCACGACCAGAAGATCCTGCGCGACGGGGTCATCCCGCGCGAGATCATCGAGACCGCCGAGGGCTTTCTGCCCGCCTGCATGGGTATCAACCCGCCCCGGGGCATCTGGTGCCACGTCACGGGCACGGACCTGGTGCGCGATGAAAAGGGCGTCTTTTACGTCCTGGAGGACAATCTGCGCTGTCCCTCGGGGGTGTCCTACGTGCTGGCCAACCGGCGGCTCATGAAGCGCACCCTGCCCGAGGTCTTCGCCGCCTCGCGGGTGCGGCCCGTGGACGACTATCCGGCCAGGCTTTTGGACATGCTTTTGCGCATGGCGCCGCACCCCGTGGCCCAGCCCTGCGTGGCGCTTCTCACCCCCGGCATCTACAACTCGGCCTATTTCGAGCATTCGTTCCTGGCGCTTCAGACCGGCATTGAGCTGGTGCAGAACCACGACCTGATCGTGGAAAACGACTTCGTCTACATGCGCACCACCAAGGGCCTCAAAAAGGTGGACGTCATCTACCGCCGCTTGAACGACGACTTTTTGGATCCCCTGGCGTTCCGGCCCGAGTCCCTGCTCGGGGTGCCGGGGATCATGTCCGCCTACCGGGCCGGAAACGTCTGCCTGGCCAACGCCCCGGGAACCGGCGTGGCCGACGACAAGGTGGTCTACGCCTTCGTCCCGGAGATCATCCGCTACTATCTGGGCGAGACGCCGTTTCTGCCCAACGTGCCCACCTACCTGTGCTGGCGCGACGCCGACCGGGCCTTCGTCCTGGACAATCTGGAGACCATGGTGGTCAAGGCCGCCAACGAATCCGGGGGCTACGGCATGCTCGTCGGCCCCGGCTCGACCCGGGCCGAGCGCGAGGAGTTCACACGGCGCATCCAGGACCGGCCCAGGAATTACATCGCCCAGCCCGCGCTCATGCTCTCCCGGGCTCCGGTTATCGTGGGGGACCACTTCGAGGGCCGCCATGTGGACCTTCGGCCCTACATCCTGCATGGCGGCGACGTACAGGTCATCCCCGGGGGGCTGACCCGGGTGGCCCTGAAAAAAGGGTCGCTGGTGGTCAATTCCTCCCAGGGCGGGGGCAGCAAGGACACCTGGGTGCTCAAACACTAA